The proteins below are encoded in one region of Sander lucioperca isolate FBNREF2018 chromosome 11, SLUC_FBN_1.2, whole genome shotgun sequence:
- the kank4 gene encoding KN motif and ankyrin repeat domain-containing protein 4, with protein sequence MMDKKSANGFQTKASEGSVQRKQLPYSVETPYGFHLDLDFLKYVDDIEKGNTIKRVHIQRRVKGPAKFSTLPRNFSLPGHGARPAPKDSTWSGTSTLGPKPKSRVTEVQQIFDFRASEGGTSSQSSRGTTSQGAGYISAKPRDEVGAGARAVEETTVGIQSRPNLLRASSMPITLQQRKGSDSSSPDCTMGTPESGSAENVFRPSPDITERRCVPQDRTGLHQQITVALKRVRELEEQVKTIPELKAQICSLRKEREKLLLQVQAQAQDQVSTLSSTIAPYSDSATCTQPQGHRPTEGLNLALMNQPTGGLDASERVPTKLGTGKVKQGVTEKSKVLQKERAINQESLKSSLAHGEVGWLSEQESLRQTQLSEKSDKQKESPLEQAVQKLSRDIAGQELTSLRVALKDAETSSIQDGDAAKEGKLDPDSMQNLQEKLMILEAKLTQATQDLERTNTLLKEQIDKNKEKEEQILQLSDGVRVEVCTSEAHSRPRRESIDTGTETEKVDFANRETETEPPGTVDQGTDTDRICIEVYSSKPRAGSIDQGAETDKVDTNKQVTEVETEVAAVSPPRARANSMERGTVTERIATQDQMTETPVAERVNQVTETEGETATDHPQRRRASSVDRGTVTERVDTVDRVTETVEAQRTDQQTETEIERREDNNPARGTEARESAGSEGVEDVGTVVSERVEDKKANERLQRDSESVVVKVVTESSVTAIESRVEQTVVSDIVSQDEGGASPLVAEGENTESDIVTVTAQNDSETKEIEPPKSELTKFVETQQIALETVKKKQTAEGMIVCATIKETVVTDTVVVVVAAAAENAAVKTVAPVRPSRGRKLSAEQVQPIPPQLQAAHVRPRRGSSETQPQPSQHQTKTQPQVQVQDPPQLEAQTPTQLSEPQLKHQAPSPSEVEDHALAKRHPVESSEKQSQSQPQTETQASLPGSSEVQTRPKSIKAQSQSIATQRDSKELKAPQRGSSVSQPPSRGSGEAQTRPARQGSCDPQPQSQGSRRSSSETQPLQKDASETQSLRRGSSETAQRRGSSEAQASRRDAGDAQPPRRGSGESPTSPAALGQVVTRLTGLLGEQWAQLGSSSGTQQTASQQESPSTQKQTAGKRAEAGKRAETGKGASAKPVGKAVPAATTRKPAGKPGPSKMSSIQSQLVSSLSVLSAFYSPGQKAAAASKQQEQGLKSIMKKNGVADKQGNKGAKKNLKFVGVNGGYESTSSEECSGDEKSKVEMEEEDSSEPEVEKENETEPQPAEKPEEGAEIQQKDAEKGAEEGGAVAAEKEGERGLLDPEGSQELLEEQAEGEKVNQGFIDACLYVKDRMEEVSSPDKEMRQVLVVLYQEWFKISSQKDSQADTVRLYLRQVGLTTPTLLPYVVNLTDGNGNMALHYSVSHSNFPVVKLLLDTGLCETDNVNKAGYTPVMLAALTAAESSDDLEVAQQLLKLGDVNACSRQAGQTALMLAVSHGRVAMVKLLLSCGTDVNAQDREGSTALMCASEHGHTNIVHMLLETGCCDTSLIDKNGQTALSVAEGASHQEIVDLLKAHAETQASEPESTTDHL encoded by the exons ATGATGGACAAGAAAAGTG CCAACGGCTTTCAGACCAAAGCCAGTGAGGGCAGTGTTCAGAGGAAGCAGCTGCCCTACTCTGTGGAAACTCCCTATGGCTTCCACCTGGACCTGGACTTCCTCAAGTATGTTGACGACATTGAAAAAGGCAACACTATTAAAAGGGTCCACATTCAGCGCAGGGTCAAGGGCCCAGCCAAATTCAGTACGCTTCCCAGAAATTTCAGCCTTCCTGGGCATGGGGCCAGGCCTGCCCCTAAGGACAGCACATGGTCTGGGACGTCCACCCTAGGGCCCAAGCCTAAATCACGGGTGACAGAGGTCCAACAGATCTTCGACTTCAGGGCAAGTGAAGGGGGAACTTCCAGCCAGAGCAGCAGGGGGACAACCAGTCAGGGAGCTGGCTACATTTCAGCAAAGCCCAGAGATGAAGTAGGAGCTGGGGCTCGGGCTGTTGAAGAGACCACTGTAGGGATTCAAAGTCGTCCGAACCTGCTGCGAGCATCAAGCATGCCCATCACCCTACAGCAGCGGAAAGGTTCTGATTCAAGCAGTCCAGACTGTACCATGGGAACACCGGAGAGTGGCTCAGCAGAGAACGTGTTCCGTCCTTCACCGGACATAACAGAGAGACGGTGTGTTCCTCAGGATCGGACAGGGCTTCACCAGCAGATCACAGTGGCACTGAAGCGGGTCAGAGAGCTGGAAGAGCAGGTCAAAACCATTCCAGAACTAAAGGCACAGATCTGCTCACTGAGGAAGGAAAGGGAGAAGCTACTGCTTCAGGTCCAGGCCCAAGCCCAGGACCAGGTTTCCACATTATCCTCTACAATAGCACCGTATTCTGATTCCGCGACATGCACTCAGCCACAAGGTCACAGACCAACAGAAGGGCTCAACTTAGCTTTGATGAATCAACCCACTGGAGGTTTAGACGCTTCAGAGCGAGTGCCAACAAAGCTGGGAacagggaaagtgaaacaaGGTGTTACAGAGAAAAGTAAAGTGTTACAAAAAGAGAGGGCGATAAATCAGGAATCTTTGAAGAGTTCCTTAGCACATGGAGAAGTGGGTTGGTTGTCAGAGCAAGAATCGTTGAGACAAACACAGCTGTCAGAAAAATCAGATAAACAAAAAGAGAGTCCACTGGAGCAAGCAGTGCAAAAGCTATCACGGGACATTGCAGGACAGGAATTAACATCACTTAGGGTGGCTTTAAAAGATGCAGAGACTAGCAGTATTCAAGATGGTGATGCAGCAAAAGAAGGAAAACTTGACCCAGACAGTATGCAGAATCTGCAGGAGAAGCTAATGATACTGGAGGCTAAACTTACTCAAGCTACCCAAGACCTGGAGAGAACTAATACTCTTTTGAAAGAACAAATAGATAAGAACAAGGAAAAAGAGGAGCAAATACTACAATTGAGTGATGGAGTGAGAGTGGAGGTGTGTACATCAGAAGCACACAGCAGGCCAAGAAGAGAGAGTATTGAcacagggacagagacagagaaagtagATTTTGCAAaccgagagacagagacagaaccGCCTGGGACAGTAGATCAGGGAACAGATACAGATAGAATCTGCATTGAAGTGTATTCATCCAAACCAAGGGCTGGAAGTATAGATCAAGGAGCAGAGACTGATAAAgttgacacaaacaaacaggtgaCAGAGGTGGAGACAGAAGTAGCTGCTGTGAGCCCACCAAGAGCCAGAGCCAACAGCATGGAACGTGGCACAGTAACAGAGAGGATCGCCACACAGGATCAGATGACCGAGACACCTGTAGCAGAAAGGGTAAACCAAGTCAcagaaacagagggagagacagcaaCAGACCATCCGCAGAGACGGAGGGCCAGCAGTGTAGACCGTGGGACGGTGACAGAGAGAGTGGACACTGTGGACAGGGTGACAGAGACAGTGGAAGCACAGAGGACAGACCAGCAGACTGAGACAGAGATTGAAAGACGAGAGGATAACAATCCAGCCAGAGGTACAGAAGCAAGAGAAAGTGCAGGCAGTGAAGGAGTAGAGGATGTTGGTACTGTGGTCAGTGAAAGAGTGGAAGATAAGAAAGCAAATGAAAGACTTcaaagagacagtgaaagtgtGGTTGTAAAAGTTGTCACAGAGAGTTCAGTTACTGCTATAGAAAGCAGGGTTGAACAAACTGTAGTTTCAGATATTGTAAGCCAGGATGAAGGTGGTGCCAGTCCACTTGTTGCAGAAGGAGAAAATACAGAATCTGACATTGTAACAGTCACAGCACAGAATGACtcagaaacaaaagaaattgaACCCCCAAAGAGTGAATTAACAAAATTTGTTGAAACACAGCAGATTGCACTGGAGACTGTAAAGAAGAAACAAACAGCAGAAGGTATGATAGTTTGTGCAACAATCAAAGAAACTGTGGTCACTGACACAGTTGttgtagtagtagcagcagcagcagagaatgCAGCTGTGAAGACAGTAGCTCCTGTGCGACCCTCGAGAGGCCGGAAGCTCTCAGCAGAGCAGGTCCAGCCAATACCTCCTCAACTTCAGGCTGCACATGTGCGTCCTCGAAGGGGATCCAGTGAAACTCAACCCCAGCCGTCCCAGCACCAGACAAAAACCCAGCCCCAGGTGCAGGTACAGGATCCACCTCAGCTCGAGGCCCAAACCCCAACACAGCTCTCTGAACCACAGTTAAAACACCAAGCCCCATCTCCGTCTGAGGTTGAAGACCACGCCCTAGCAAAAAGGCATCCGGTGGAGTCTAGTGAGAAACAATCTCAATCACAACCTCAGACTGAGACCCAAGCCTCGCTTCCAGGCTCCAGTGAAGTCCAAACCCGTCCTAAATCAATTAAAGCACAGTCTCAATCCATTGCAACTCAACGGGACTCCAAAGAGCTTAAAGCACCACAGAGGGGGTCCAGTGTATCACAACCTCCTAGTCGTGGATCAGGAGAAGCCCAGACCCGCCCAGCTCGCCAGGGGTCATGTGACCCCCAACCTCAGTCTCAGGGCTCTCGTAGAAGTTCCAGTGAGACTCAACCCCTTCAGAAAGATGCCAGCGAGACACAATCACTGCGCAGAGGCTCCAGCGAAACAGCCCAGCGTCGTGGTTCAAGTGAAGCCCAGGCCTCACGTCGGGACGCTGGCGATGCACAGCCTCCACGCAGAGGCTCCGGAGAGTCACCAACATCGCCTGCAGCTTTGGGCCAAGTCGTAACCCGGTTAACAGGGCTTCTGGGCGAGCAGTGGGCACAGCTGGGGAGCAGCTCTGGAACTCAACAGACGGCCAGCCAGCAGGAAAGCCCcagcacacagaaacagacgGCAGGGAAAAGAGCAGAGGCAGGAAAAAGAGCCGAGACAGGGAAAGGAGCATCAGCCAAGCCTGTAGGGAAGGCAGTccctgcagcaacaacaaggaAACCAGCAGGGAAGCCTGGTCCTTCCAAAATGAGCTCTATTCAAAGTCAGCTGGTCAGCTCCCTCAGTGTCCTCTCTGCTTTCTACTCACCAGGCCAGAAAGCTGCTGCTGCCAGCAAACAACAAGAACAAG GTCTCAAATCTATTATGAAGAAAAATGGTGTTGCTGACAAGCAGGGGAACAAGGGAGCCAAGAAAAACCTGAAGTTTGTCGGGGTGAATGGAGg CTATGAGTCGACATCCAGCGAGGAGTGCAGTGGAGATGAGAAGTCGAAAGTGGAGATGGAAGAGGAAGACAGCTCAGAACCAGAGGTAGAGAAGGAAAATGAGACGGAGCCTCAGCCAGCAGAGAAGCCTGAGGAGGGAGCAGAGATTCAGCAGAAGGATGCAGAGAAGGGTGCTGAGGAAGGAGGTGCTGTGGCTGCAGAGAAGGAGGGTGAAAGAGGCCTACTGGATCCAGAAGGCAGCCAGGAGCTCCTGGAAGAACAGGCTGAAGG GGAGAAAGTTAACCAGGGGTTTATAGATGCCTGCCTCTATGTAAAAGACCGCATGGAAGAGGTTTCATCCCCAGATAAAGAAATG CGTCAGGTTTTAGTGGTGCTCTACCAGGAGTGGTTCAAGATCTCCAGTCAGAAAGACTCGCAGGCCGATACCGTCAGATTATACCTGCGACAAGTGGGCTTGACCACACCCACTCTCCTGCCATACGTAGTTAACTTGACAGACGGCAACGGGAATATGGCCCTACACTACAGTGTGTCGCATTCAAACTTCCCTGTGGTCAAACTACTGCTGGATACTG gtCTTTGTGAGACAGACAATGTGAACAAGGCAGGCTACACTCCAGTGATGCTCGCTGCACTGACAGCTGCAGAGAGCTCTGATGACCTGGAGGTGGCACAACAACTTTTAAAGCTGGGTGACGTCAATGCGTGCTCCAGACAG GCGGGCCAGACGGCACTCATGCTTGCGGTCAGCCACGGCCGTGTTGCCATGGTGAAGCTGCTCCTGAGCTGCGGTACGGATGTAAATGCACAGGACCGCGAGGGATCCACAGCCCTGATGTGTGCCAGCGAACATGGACACACAAACATTGTTCATATGCTGCTGGAGACAGGTTGCTGTGACACCAGCCTCATAGATAAG AATGGACA